The Gasterosteus aculeatus chromosome 12, fGasAcu3.hap1.1, whole genome shotgun sequence DNA window ATGAtcacaaaaagaaacatgagaCATAAATTCTATCAGACAAAGTCATTGTGATTGTATGAAGAAAATCAactttatattgttttaatttttagtTTATGGATGGCGGTGGTCCCCCCTAAAAGAAATGAAGAGGCACAGCGAGAGTTAGAAAGTTGTTCAGATAATCGTGAGAAAGCaattctctctccccctctctccctctctccctctctctctctctctctccctccctctctctccctctctggcgTTAATCTGCTGCTTTGGGCTCTCAGTGGAACTGGAATGTCTTCGGGTGTTTGTCCTCCAACCTGCTTCATCCCGTTCGACTCGACTGAACTGCGGCGATGAATCACAGCAAGGCCGAATATGAGCCTGAATATTACTACTATGACTACAACGCGGAGCCAACCGACCCGCCCAAAGAGTGAGTAGAAAACAAATCAGGATTTCCATTTGAATTAGAGTAACAGTTAAGAGTGAATTTAAAATATCCATATTAGTTATTATCTGGCATGTGTTGCAAAAGGCATTTTTGCAGTATCCTTTGTTCAAAACCATTGAACAATTGAACTTCTCTTTGTTGTGCTTAAGTCTCATGAAgtctaaatgtgtttttcctttttgtcacaGAGTTATTTTGCCATGTGACCCTACAGCGGACGACAGGATCTTCCACGTGTGCATGCTGTCGTTATCTGTGAGTTGAAAACAAGAGACTGCGCATCGAGTGGAGCGTTTGTGCATCAGAGCGCCGGCACTTTATGATGAGAGTATTTAATTCAGGGAGCCGGTTTAATATGAATCTGATTTCTCTAAACACAACAAAGTCCTCGGAACTAACGTTCCTGCGTCTTTAATCAAACCCTCTTAGTGCTTTTACCATGAATACATCCGCTGCCTCAGCGGAACGTTTTATTTAATGACGTCAGCCGTCATTCCATCGTTACCCAATTACGAGCGAGGGCCACTTTACCTCTTCGTACTGTACACAGAGGATGGACATTGACCGATTTTCCTGCTCAGTAAATAATGTGGACTAAACTGCGACAGCAGCAAATCAGAAATAACAAGATTGTGTAGCCCGAAGGATGTTCTCTGCAAAACGGAGGTTCTCTATACGCTTGGTTTAACCTCTAATTGCAACAACAAAGCAGCTTTGCTTTGTTATTGCAATCATTGTTATAGTTCAATGTTCTGATTGCATTGTACGTTATACTTTAATGGGATACTGTTATTGCTAAAGACTGTAAAGGGCATTAATTGGACATTTGAATTGGAAGTGGTAGAGACGCATGGACGTCTTCCTGAGTTGTACAGCAGATATCAGCCAATCGGTAGTATTGAGGCGATGCTGCAGTCCGATAAGCACACCGATATGCAGCCGTAACCCGACGAGAAAGTGACGAGTCCTGATGAActtcttctttccctccagCTGGTGGTCGTCTTAATACTCGCAGTTCTCACCAGGAAACACAAATTCTGCCATGGATTTGCAAGAGGATCCTCCAGCATCTTCAGGTAGGAGGTAGACACATGCATCAGGCTTTAGGCCGTCGGGGCCTGTTTGATCATCATCTAAACGTTTCTGTTCGTGATCTCGCAGTCCGGCCAACTTCCTCGACCAGACTCAGGCGAAAGGCCCCATCGTGGCTGTTTTTGGGCTGCTCTTCAGCAAGCTGTCGGTGCTAGTGATCGCACCAGACCCGCTGCCTTTCTCCAAAGACACTCCAGGGAACATCAAAGGTGAACGTTTTGTCTGAAATAAACAAACTCATTTTGGTGACCGGTAGCGGATTCGATTAGTGAAACCATCATTGTTGTAGCCTGAAGTTTATGGAAGCGATGACGcagtttgaaataaagaaaaagcacCACGAAGAGATGAATTGATTCACACATCAGGGGCCGATGCTTTTCAGAGTACATGAAGATACTGGCCATCTTCTACTATCCCGTCCTCTACTATCCTCTGTTGGTGTGTTGCACTCTGCAGCACAAAGCGGGCTACGTGCTCGGGACGCTCCTCTCCTTCAGTCACCTCGCAGTGCAGACGTGGCAGGTGTTCGACTGTCCAAAGACGCCAGAGGTCAGACATCGCGACGGGCCAACGTGATTGACACGTGGCTAGGCCCCGCCCACGTTTCAATCAGTTGGTTTTCACAGATTTCAGTTGAACAAACGgattgaaaccttttttttctttgcattttcttcCTCGCAGATCTACGCGTACTACGCTCTGCTTGCGAGTCTGCCTCAGCTGGCCTGCTTCGCGTACCTCTGTGTGCAGTTCCCTGTGCTGTTTGTGAGAGCAACATTTGAACTAATCACAGGCCGTGAAGTAAGAAACATGAATTTCAACTATGTAAAGCATTGATTACTGTAAGCAGCTTGTGCACAACAGAGCTGGTTTAGCTCAGCGTCCTCGAGCAGATTACGGCGAGAGAAAGTGGCATTCCACCCGCTTTCAAACATATTAAAACAACAGAGTTCTTGTTTTAACGGCAGGTATAATCCGTCTACAGTTTTTGCTAAAGATCTAGAAGAGAAAACCTTTCAGTCACTAATCTGTTTCTTTACCTTCAGGTTTtcttgtattttatatttattattgttaattGTTTGGGCTCATCTCGTGTTTTCAACCGATTTAAACTCGGAAAGGAAATTGAAGCATAACATTATGTCTCCTTAAAATAAACTGTGAAGGAAATCAAACCCAGGTCTgattttttattgcttttaggATCTTGACAGCAGCTACTACACCAACTATGTGAAGTTGCTTTTCAAGAAAAGGTCCTCGACTGCCAGGTGAACGCAGACAAGGCAGCGAATTCCACGCTTCATTTTCATGCCGTTTGTGACTTacttcagtttttgtttttgcagctcgtcagctccggACAAACCAACGCTGGCAGAGAGGATTCTGGAGGTGCCTAAGAGTTATATTTACATACCAGACAAAGGTGCGTGACCTTAAAAGGAGTCGTTTTGATAAAGGCTATAGCAgccattttgtttttgacagtattttaaaaaaatatgagaGGAGAATTGTCAAAGGAATTTATATTAAGTCCTAAATCGCTAAATCGGGTGACATGAGCTCCTGTGGGAGAAGGGTGACCGCGAGTCGTTTTGCCTTCCAGTCTTTCGTTTTCCACTCAAACTGGCCGTGTCGGCGTTCGTCTCCTTGGTGGCGACGTACCACGTGAGTCTCACACAGCGCGGGCGATTTGCCGCTTGCCTTTGTGGGATGACGTGAAACTCGTTCCTCCGTCAGACGGCGTTGCTGCTGGTCGTCCTGGTCGTCCCCACCCTGCACATCGTCCGCGCCGGCATCGACGAAAACATCGCCTTCCTCCTACTGGGGTTCGGGGTCGTCCTGTCAGACGACAGGAAGGAGGTCGTCGAAATCGTGACCTTCTACACTTGGTTGCTGGAGGGTAAGTCCAACAAAAAGCTGCAACCGCTTCTCAATCCCAAATCCTGAAATACAGACGCCGCGTGAGTGCGTCTCCTTTTAACGGCACGTGAACCCTGAGCTCATCTTCTAAATGTTCCATCATTCGGTTGCTGTGAGAGAAACgactcacttcttcttcttccgcaGTGTGCTACCTGTGTGCCATGACGCTGTCTTGTTTGGTCAGTCTCATCATGCTCATGAGGTCCATGGTCCTGCACAGGTAATTAAAGAGCTCCAGGTTCATTCTATCGGCTCGGGTTGATGGATAAACCAGACTTTTGTTTATAGTAGAGGGGACAAAAAGCAAACGTCTTTATTCTATTGTTAAGACGCAAAGTGGTACTAGGTGCCCAAATTCCCTAAACGTACAAACTTCCGCCTCCTTGCAACAGTAACCCTTTGCCATGCGGCCTATTGGGACATACACATTATTTCCGTGGCACAGTAAATAGTGCGGCATTGTGGGTATGGAAGCACTTGGTGTTTAGGGGTTTGTACTAATTAGTCTCATGCCAATCAACAAGTCgccgtttgtttttttgacaccTTCTATAAACCTGTCGCCGACTGTCTGgtgcttttttacatttgagatCAGATTCTGACGAACTTCCTGTTTGCACATCCGCTGCCGTTCATTTGTTTCAGGTCGAACCTGAGAGGACTTTATAAGGGAGACGTTTACAGCGTTTATAACAGCCAGAAGACCATCCGTCCATCCAAACCTGGTATTGTCTGCTGGATGGGTTTGACGGGATACCAGGCGGCCATCGTCTGCGTCGGTAAACCTCAAAAACTCGAGGAAACCTTCACTGACTTTCACTTTTTTTGCTGGTTGTATTCAGCGTTCTGCTTTCGCCGACAAATGTGGAAAAGTGACAAAAAGTTTCCTTCTTTTCACCTCCGTGGCCGACAAATACAGACTCAACTCAACTGTTCAAGTTATCACGCGTAAATTAAACTATATTCAAACGTTAATCTTCAGGAATCGATGGTTTAGGGACTGAATGTAACAGACAGGGGGAACAAAGAAGGCAGTGTGCAAAGACAGACTTTGGTCTTTTAATGGAATTATTTgatgatttataaaaaaaacattaaagctgATTAGTTCAAAATTTGAAGAATTCAGTTTGTTACATTTTTACCTGCATGATAATTTCAGTGCCTTTTGGTAGATATTTAAGAAATggcctctttctgtctttttttggcAGGAATGGCGGTTCAGACTGTTGTGTTCTTCATCTGCTTCTTGTTCCTGGTGTTTTTGATCATTATCCCCATTTTTTACGGCCGTAACGTCATCGCCTTCACAGTGGCGGGGAAGGCGTGGTGAGTCAGCGACCTCGGctcttcatttcatttgatgGTTAACGATCAAAACGGAGCTTTTCATCCACCTCAGGCCGGGCTGGGTGACGCTGACGCTGGTTACGGTGCTTCAACACGTGACCGCAAAGTTTGCTTTCATTAAAAAGGAGGCCGGCACGACAGACTTGAACAACAGGTGAAGCTCACTTATTGGGATGGCGGTTGATCCAATATGTATAATTTGTAGATTGGTCAACGAATCGTTTGCAATTTCTATTCTTCAAGATTTCTTGAGATGAAAGCCTTGTTTCGTAATAGTGCAtctttgcaaaataaaacacacggtACTAAACTGGTTAAAGTGGTACAGTATTGtcgttttttaaatgaatgtaattcCCAGGGGCCGAGCCTGACTGGGAACATTTCATGGTGTTTTCCAGAGGGAGTCTGTTCCTCCTCACGTACCTGCTGTTCCTTGTCAACACCGTAGTGGGACTGATAGTCGCAATATGGAGAATGGTGATAACCGCTCTGTACAACATCGTGCACCTCGGCCGTGCTGACATCAGTCTGCTGCATCGCAGCGCGGAGGCCTACGACCCAGGTACAGCGCTTTAATCGGGTTTTGGAGAACACGggctaaaaaacacaaaatatatctGTCAAGCGACTTTTAAGGAACTTGTTTACTCGttgatgataataaaaacataaaaatgactCCAACATGAGCTGGAGATGTTTGGACGTGCTTCGCGGTCTCAGTCTGAacactttgacctttgacccccgcgCAGCCTACCGATACTACGCCCACTCGCTCAAGGTGGAGGTGAGCCAGTCACACCCGGTGATGAAGGCTTTCTGTGGGCTGCTGCTGGACATCATGGTCGAGGGCGGCAGAGCCGGGCAGAAAATAAGGGACGCGGAGGAAGGTAGAGACCCCGAactgcaaacgcacacacgctaCACGTGTCCTCACACACGTGTGGCCCTGCTCTACATGTGACCGGTCCTTTGGGGAATTTGATGAAATGTATTAGAATCTACAGCTGCTGAAATGAGGCTGTCGGGCTTATTGTAAAGAAAATCAGATTGCGTTGAACAAATGAGTAAATAGACCAGATGATTGCACTAAATTAAATATCTACAAACTTTAATGTCTGCACCAAATTCCATGTGTTCCACAATTGTGAACATCTCTAACCCACAATATGTTAATCTTTTAATGGATGAGTAAGAGGTTATAGGTGCTGGCGATGCTAGATGAACTTTTACATGCTCTTATATGTTAAAGTCTTTTAACCACTTTTGGGAAGCATTCTGTCtccaaaatattattttattcctccaAAGGGTTTTCAGGACTTTCCCAGAAAAGTAAACggactgtacacacacacacacacacacacacacacacacacacacacagcagtatgACGTCTGTTCGGTCGCCCCTCAGTTCGGTCTCTCATTCCGCCCCTGAcagcctgctcctcctcgccttCAGGGGTTCAGGAGATCACGGAGAAGAAGGAGACCGGCCGGCAGAGGATTCGCGCTCGCTGGCAGCTGCTGTACACGCTGGTCAACAACCCGTCCCTGCTGGGCTCCAGGAAGCACTTCCAGACGCAGCAGACCCCGGAGACGGTCCCCAACGGCACGCCCACCTGCAGCTCCAAGCGGGGCGGCGAGAAGGAGGCGGGGAAGACTCCCGCGCTGCCGGTCCAGCCCGCCGAGACCTCCACGGACCAAGATAAAACTGATTGAGGGCCCCAATGTGGTGTTTGTTGTGTGGTTGGCGGTGTGTTTTAAACCTAATTGGACTTTGGTcgttattttttacatttaatggtaacattgtttttaaattctCGCTTCCTGCCAGAATCCGTTCAGGATTTCCATATGTTGTGGTGACGACACAAGCTACAGTTAACGGACCAGTGTGTAGGATTATTGTGGACGCGTAACAATGTAATCAAGTTTTCTTTAGATCACCATCTCTTGAAACTAAGAATCCTCGTGTTTTTGTTATGGAGCTTCGACCTCTTCATGTTTCACCTCCACGTTTCAACAAAACGGCACCTG harbors:
- the LOC120809950 gene encoding LOW QUALITY PROTEIN: receptor for retinol uptake stra6 (The sequence of the model RefSeq protein was modified relative to this genomic sequence to represent the inferred CDS: inserted 1 base in 1 codon; substituted 1 base at 1 genomic stop codon), which produces MSSGVCPPTCFIPFXLDXTAAMNHSKAEYEPEYYYYDYNAEPTDPPKEVILPCDPTADDRIFHVCMLSLSLVVVLILAVLTRKHKFCHGFARGSSSIFSPANFLDQTQAKGPIVAVFGLLFSKLSVLVIAPDPLPFSKDTPGNIKEYMKILAIFYYPVLYYPLLVCCTLQHKAGYVLGTLLSFSHLAVQTWQVFDCPKTPEIYAYYALLASLPQLACFAYLCVQFPVLFVRATFELITGREDLDSSYYTNYVKLLFKKRSSTASSSAPDKPTLAERILEVPKSYIYIPDKVFRFPLKLAVSAFVSLVATYHTALLLVVLVVPTLHIVRAGIDENIAFLLLGFGVVLSDDRKEVVEIVTFYTWLLEVCYLCAMTLSCLVSLIMLMRSMVLHRSNLRGLYKGDVYSVYNSQKTIRPSKPGIVCWMGLTGYQAAIVCVGMAVQTVVFFICFLFLVFLIIIPIFYGRNVIAFTVAGKAWPGWVTLTLVTVLQHVTAKFAFIKKEAGTTDLNNRGSLFLLTYLLFLVNTVVGLIVAIWRMVITALYNIVHLGRADISLLHRSAEAYDPAYRYYAHSLKVEVSQSHPVMKAFCGLLLDIMVEGGRAGQKIRDAEEACSSSPSGVQEITEKKETGRQRIRARWQLLYTLVNNPSLLGSRKHFQTQQTPETVPNGTPTCSSKRGGEKEAGKTPALPVQPAETSTDQDKTD